One Rubripirellula reticaptiva genomic region harbors:
- a CDS encoding PSD1 and planctomycete cytochrome C domain-containing protein, with product MPSRPLFVNSGALARRALLFAISTFVVQTLLCPASQAGEAATPDQIEFFEREVRPVLAEHCYSCHSAGSKTLQAGLALDSRAAMLAGGDSGESIVPGDPDSSVLIEAIRYESYEMPPKGKLADEQIKALEQWVAMGAPWPDEAAPTAEMSRPSFDLQQRAAEHWAWRPITSPKVPSVSDVSWPKADIDNFVLAKLDAVKLSPAEPADRSAMLRRLYFDLIGLPPTPDEAAEFMADTSPAATDRLVDKLLNSPHFGERWGRHWLDLVRYAESRGHEFDEDAKDAFQYRDYVIRAFNADVPYDQFVREHIAGDLLDTPRLNPEQGFDESVLGTGFWHLGEWVHSPVDIRKDESDRFDNMIDVMSKTFLGVTVACARCHDHKFDAISTADYYSLSGFLQSSDFRHVRFESHHHNQQIAGDLAKLDAEYRRAITQTLARAGVAMPALDPIPSELAESVVVNFGKIDDRDFMQNGFTFGDRPRHAGDAYVESVDGEPKLKFADSDAAASDTFWNGLTSVSDKPVMHRSKLDETLRSGRTLRTPTFELTAGRVFCRVRGQGQVFACVDSHRFVAGPLHGSTIANFDTHREGSTPWLELNLDRYIGHRVELEFTPAKDATVEVSVIMQGATKETRKRWDQHAEKVSAAVAKFAKSAHEVLQQAPQELIGSWADQRAQLRSRVKVQSQTAMSMMDGTGEDDHVLIRGNSSKPGEIEPRHFLTAIAGDEPMKIAVGSGRRELADAINAADNPLTSRVIVNRIWHHLMGRGIVPTTDDFGVLGQPPTHPELLDHLATTFSNDGRSIKRAIRRIVLSSTYAMSSTPDPAAVEADPKNLNWHHRPPRRLEGESIRDALLAISGQLDPKPFGSPVPIYLTSFMDGRGRPGKSGPMDGDRRRSIYIAVRRNFLPPFMLAFDTPTPFSTMGRRTVSNVPAQALILMNDPLVVELSKKWAETVMSRHDSMDDRIADLYQSAFARQPTSAEQKIATRFIGDEQELPQRWADLAHALVNTKEFIFLR from the coding sequence ATGCCCTCCCGCCCACTTTTCGTTAACAGCGGTGCGCTCGCTCGACGGGCCTTGCTGTTTGCGATTTCAACATTTGTCGTTCAGACGCTACTTTGCCCAGCTTCACAAGCCGGCGAGGCGGCGACACCCGACCAAATCGAGTTTTTCGAGCGAGAAGTCCGTCCGGTTTTGGCCGAACACTGCTATTCGTGTCACAGTGCGGGTTCGAAGACGCTGCAGGCGGGGCTAGCCTTGGACAGTCGCGCGGCAATGCTAGCAGGCGGCGATTCGGGCGAATCGATCGTTCCGGGCGATCCAGATTCAAGCGTTCTGATCGAAGCGATTCGATACGAGTCGTACGAAATGCCGCCTAAGGGCAAACTGGCGGACGAGCAGATCAAAGCTCTTGAACAATGGGTCGCGATGGGGGCCCCCTGGCCTGACGAAGCCGCGCCAACGGCGGAAATGAGTCGTCCGAGTTTTGACTTGCAACAACGGGCAGCCGAACATTGGGCTTGGCGACCGATCACATCGCCAAAAGTTCCAAGCGTCTCGGACGTGTCCTGGCCCAAAGCCGACATCGACAATTTTGTCCTCGCGAAACTTGACGCGGTCAAACTTTCCCCTGCCGAACCAGCGGACCGATCCGCGATGCTGCGCCGACTGTATTTCGACTTGATCGGTTTGCCGCCGACGCCGGACGAAGCGGCCGAATTTATGGCCGACACGTCGCCCGCTGCGACCGATCGATTGGTCGATAAGCTGCTCAATTCACCGCACTTTGGCGAGCGTTGGGGACGGCACTGGTTGGATCTGGTTCGGTACGCGGAATCGCGAGGCCATGAGTTTGATGAAGACGCGAAGGACGCATTCCAATACCGCGACTACGTCATTCGCGCGTTTAACGCCGATGTGCCTTATGACCAATTTGTTCGCGAACATATTGCCGGCGATTTGCTAGACACGCCGCGACTGAACCCCGAACAGGGATTCGACGAGTCGGTGCTGGGAACCGGGTTTTGGCACCTGGGTGAGTGGGTGCATTCGCCGGTGGATATTCGAAAAGATGAATCGGACCGATTCGACAACATGATCGACGTGATGTCGAAGACGTTTCTCGGTGTGACGGTAGCCTGCGCTCGATGTCACGACCACAAATTCGACGCGATCTCGACAGCCGACTATTACTCGTTGTCGGGTTTTTTGCAGAGCAGCGACTTTCGGCACGTTCGCTTTGAATCTCATCACCACAATCAACAAATCGCAGGCGATCTCGCCAAACTCGACGCCGAATATCGACGTGCAATTACCCAGACTCTTGCTCGAGCGGGCGTGGCCATGCCGGCGCTCGATCCGATCCCAAGTGAACTCGCCGAATCCGTCGTGGTGAACTTCGGAAAGATCGACGACCGAGATTTCATGCAGAACGGTTTCACGTTCGGTGATCGGCCACGACATGCTGGCGATGCCTACGTCGAATCGGTGGACGGTGAACCGAAACTGAAATTCGCCGACAGCGATGCGGCCGCTAGTGACACTTTCTGGAATGGTTTGACGTCGGTTTCAGACAAGCCTGTCATGCATCGCAGCAAATTGGACGAAACGCTTCGCAGTGGTCGCACTTTGCGCACCCCGACCTTTGAATTGACCGCCGGCCGAGTTTTCTGCCGCGTTCGTGGACAAGGGCAAGTGTTCGCTTGCGTTGACTCTCACCGCTTTGTCGCTGGACCGCTGCACGGAAGCACGATTGCTAACTTTGACACGCACAGAGAAGGCAGCACGCCGTGGCTGGAACTGAACTTGGACCGGTACATCGGGCATCGTGTTGAACTCGAATTCACACCAGCGAAAGACGCGACCGTCGAAGTTTCGGTAATCATGCAAGGTGCCACAAAAGAGACTCGTAAACGGTGGGATCAACATGCCGAAAAAGTATCGGCCGCAGTCGCCAAGTTCGCCAAGTCAGCCCATGAAGTTTTGCAGCAAGCCCCGCAAGAACTGATCGGTTCGTGGGCCGACCAACGGGCACAATTGCGATCACGCGTGAAGGTTCAATCGCAGACCGCCATGTCGATGATGGACGGCACGGGCGAAGACGATCACGTGCTGATCCGAGGCAACTCGTCGAAGCCCGGCGAAATCGAACCACGTCACTTCTTGACCGCCATTGCCGGCGACGAGCCGATGAAAATCGCGGTTGGCAGCGGGCGTCGCGAATTGGCCGATGCGATCAATGCAGCCGACAATCCGTTGACCTCGCGAGTCATCGTGAACCGAATCTGGCACCACTTGATGGGCCGCGGCATCGTGCCAACGACGGACGACTTTGGCGTGCTGGGGCAACCACCAACGCACCCGGAATTGCTAGACCATTTGGCAACCACTTTTAGTAACGACGGACGAAGCATCAAGCGAGCCATCCGGCGAATTGTTTTGTCATCGACCTACGCAATGTCCAGCACGCCTGATCCGGCGGCGGTCGAAGCGGATCCAAAGAATCTGAATTGGCACCACCGTCCGCCACGCCGACTCGAAGGCGAATCAATTCGCGATGCTCTGTTGGCGATTTCGGGACAACTGGATCCGAAACCGTTCGGCAGCCCGGTGCCGATCTATCTGACTTCGTTTATGGATGGCCGTGGACGCCCCGGCAAGAGCGGTCCGATGGACGGCGATCGACGGCGATCGATCTACATCGCCGTGCGTCGAAATTTCTTGCCTCCATTCATGCTCGCTTTCGACACGCCGACACCGTTCAGCACGATGGGACGCCGCACGGTGTCGAACGTACCGGCGCAAGCGTTGATTCTGATGAATGATCCGTTGGTGGTTGAACTGAGTAAAAAGTGGGCTGAAACCGTCATGTCGAGACACGATTCAATGGACGACCGAATCGCCGACTTGTACCAGTCTGCCTTTGCGCGGCAACCGACATCCGCCGAACAAAAAATTGCAACTCGGTTCATTGGCGATGAACAAGAGTTGCCACAGCGATGGGCCGATCTGGCTCATGCGCTCGTCAACACAAAGGAGTTCATTTTCCTAAGATGA
- a CDS encoding DUF1501 domain-containing protein produces MLTNCASGFGAIALAGLQSDAAFASVSGQPLHGPHHAVRAKNVIFLYMDGGPSQIDTFDPKPMLAKFDGKDPSKLFNVEPTQFNNNGNVLASPWKFNQYGESGIPVSDLFPHVATCVDELAVMRSMVSEFPEHTFANYFLHSGSGLQGRPSMGAWVNYGLGSECQNLPGFVVINGGLIPPGGLDCFGSGFLPASYQGSIFKPSGSGVANIDPTEKIAGRQRQKLDLIAKLDGFAVDNFGAHDSLDSAIRNYELAYAMQMAVPEVMSLADEPGYLQKQYGMESEYEPTRTYAAQCLLARRMIERGVRFVELTCPSVGGDRWDQHSNLKQGHENNARAVDQPIAALLKDLRARGLLDETLVVWAGEFGRTPFAQGKNGRDHNPFGFTIWMAGGGVKPGTIYGATDEFGYKAVENRTEIHDLHATMLHLMGVDHTRSTLRFSGRDMRLTDVKGHVIHDVIA; encoded by the coding sequence ATGCTAACAAACTGCGCCAGCGGATTCGGTGCCATCGCTTTGGCGGGACTGCAATCCGACGCCGCCTTTGCATCCGTTTCTGGTCAACCGTTGCACGGCCCACACCATGCGGTGCGTGCCAAGAACGTGATCTTTTTGTACATGGATGGTGGACCGTCCCAGATCGACACGTTTGATCCCAAACCGATGCTCGCCAAGTTTGACGGCAAAGATCCTAGCAAATTGTTTAACGTCGAACCCACCCAGTTCAACAACAACGGAAACGTGTTGGCGAGTCCGTGGAAGTTCAACCAGTACGGCGAGTCCGGCATCCCAGTCAGCGACCTGTTTCCGCATGTGGCAACGTGCGTGGACGAGTTGGCGGTCATGCGTTCGATGGTTTCCGAGTTCCCCGAGCACACGTTTGCGAATTACTTTTTGCACAGCGGCAGTGGGCTGCAAGGCCGGCCGAGCATGGGAGCTTGGGTCAATTACGGACTGGGCAGCGAGTGCCAGAACTTGCCTGGTTTTGTCGTCATCAACGGCGGCTTGATTCCGCCGGGTGGGCTGGACTGTTTCGGCAGTGGATTTCTGCCGGCCAGTTATCAGGGATCGATCTTCAAGCCATCGGGCAGCGGCGTGGCCAACATCGATCCGACCGAAAAGATCGCCGGTCGGCAACGCCAGAAACTGGATTTGATTGCCAAGCTTGACGGTTTCGCCGTCGACAACTTCGGAGCTCACGACAGTCTTGATTCGGCGATCCGGAACTACGAACTCGCGTACGCGATGCAAATGGCTGTACCGGAGGTGATGTCGCTGGCCGACGAACCTGGCTATCTGCAGAAACAGTACGGCATGGAATCCGAGTACGAACCGACACGTACTTATGCGGCACAGTGTCTATTGGCGCGACGTATGATCGAACGTGGTGTTCGGTTCGTCGAACTGACCTGCCCCAGTGTCGGTGGTGACCGATGGGATCAGCACAGCAACCTAAAACAGGGTCACGAGAATAACGCGCGTGCGGTCGACCAACCGATCGCTGCACTGCTGAAGGATCTTCGCGCGCGCGGATTGCTAGACGAAACGCTTGTCGTCTGGGCGGGCGAGTTTGGACGCACTCCATTTGCGCAAGGCAAGAACGGTCGCGATCACAATCCGTTCGGGTTCACGATCTGGATGGCAGGTGGCGGAGTCAAACCGGGAACGATCTACGGTGCCACCGACGAATTTGGATACAAAGCCGTCGAGAATCGTACCGAGATCCATGACCTACACGCCACGATGTTGCACTTGATGGGCGTCGATCACACTCGATCGACGCTCCGGTTCAGCGGTCGCGACATGCGTTTGACCGATGTGAAGGGGCATGTCATCCACGACGTGATCGCCTAA
- a CDS encoding glycosyltransferase family protein yields MTKFPPIPRLSIVVPVGRDLATFEKTLISVLENQPEAAEILVCHDGHYDDPFELDGEVRFITGASNSVVDLVAAGALAANGRFVHVLAGGLQATEGWTDSAIEKFEIYDAGVVAPVIRSALDQQILAAGWSDTAGRLCKANASTQNQASAKSRKVIGAYLSASFWRREVIRSVTETCDLRNELDATYAYELMIRAAGWRCELAEQSSILSEEDSVPCDTPSMGRGKRLRAIRSCFYQGGWSVACKASALATLANLLNPSMLSESIGQSLAPTLESKIAKSLRTSDVVPCNVDEVRMIHQLPTVGMAAAVRRAA; encoded by the coding sequence GTGACAAAATTCCCTCCTATTCCGCGTTTATCGATTGTGGTTCCCGTTGGTCGCGATTTGGCGACGTTCGAGAAAACCTTGATCAGCGTTTTGGAAAACCAACCCGAAGCAGCCGAGATTCTCGTCTGCCACGATGGTCATTACGACGATCCATTTGAATTGGACGGCGAGGTTCGCTTCATCACGGGTGCGTCGAACAGCGTCGTGGATCTGGTTGCGGCCGGAGCCCTGGCGGCCAACGGTCGATTCGTACACGTTCTGGCTGGTGGCTTGCAAGCCACCGAAGGATGGACGGACTCGGCGATCGAGAAGTTCGAGATCTACGACGCCGGTGTGGTTGCTCCGGTGATTCGAAGCGCACTCGATCAGCAAATCTTAGCGGCCGGTTGGTCAGACACGGCAGGCCGACTTTGCAAAGCAAACGCGAGCACTCAGAACCAAGCATCGGCCAAAAGCCGGAAGGTCATTGGCGCGTACCTGTCGGCATCGTTTTGGCGCCGCGAAGTGATTCGTTCGGTCACCGAAACGTGCGACCTGCGGAATGAATTGGATGCGACCTACGCTTACGAATTGATGATCCGCGCGGCCGGTTGGCGATGTGAGTTGGCCGAGCAATCGAGCATCCTAAGCGAAGAGGATTCGGTTCCCTGCGATACCCCGTCGATGGGACGCGGCAAACGATTGCGAGCGATCCGGTCGTGCTTCTATCAAGGTGGTTGGTCGGTCGCTTGCAAGGCATCTGCGTTGGCGACGCTCGCAAACCTGTTGAATCCATCGATGTTGTCTGAATCCATCGGACAATCGCTGGCACCGACACTGGAATCGAAAATCGCCAAGTCGCTGCGAACCAGTGATGTCGTGCCTTGTAACGTCGATGAAGTCCGCATGATTCATCAGTTACCAACGGTCGGCATGGCTGCCGCTGTTCGGCGTGCTGCTTAG
- a CDS encoding aldo/keto reductase, translating to MHTRSLGAHGPAVSEIGFGAWAIGGGWGDQNDETSLKALNQAIDRGVNFIDTAAGYGDGHSERLIAKALKNRSESVFVATKTPPADGPWPPSPYCRWQDRYSAAYLRDNVHQRLNNLGTDRIDLLQLHTWTRAWNDDPQPLLVLRQMREEGKIGLIGVSTPEQDQSCVIQLMRDGLVDVVQVIFNLFEQEPAAQILPVAAETGTGVIVRVSLDEGALAGKYSGEHSFPDDDFRTRYFEGDRMQRTVDRVEKIRADLKAFGLQDQYSPADVALKFVLARPEVSTVIAGMRSVAQVDQNTRTSQLKDLPDDLLIQLRRHQWHRGVWYSGK from the coding sequence ATGCACACTCGCTCCCTCGGCGCCCACGGGCCAGCGGTATCGGAAATCGGCTTTGGCGCATGGGCGATCGGCGGCGGTTGGGGCGACCAAAATGACGAGACATCGTTAAAAGCTCTCAACCAGGCGATCGATCGCGGCGTCAACTTCATCGATACCGCGGCGGGCTACGGCGACGGACACAGCGAGCGGCTGATTGCAAAAGCATTGAAGAACCGCAGCGAAAGCGTCTTTGTCGCCACCAAGACGCCGCCGGCCGACGGTCCGTGGCCCCCCAGCCCGTACTGTCGTTGGCAGGATCGATACTCGGCCGCCTACCTGCGCGACAACGTTCACCAGCGGCTGAACAACCTTGGCACCGATCGAATTGATCTGCTGCAGTTACACACTTGGACGCGAGCCTGGAACGATGACCCGCAGCCCCTGTTGGTGCTTCGCCAAATGCGCGAAGAAGGCAAAATTGGACTGATCGGCGTCAGCACTCCCGAACAAGACCAATCTTGTGTGATTCAACTGATGCGAGACGGTCTGGTCGATGTCGTGCAGGTCATCTTCAACCTGTTCGAACAAGAACCGGCGGCTCAGATCTTGCCAGTCGCAGCCGAAACAGGCACAGGAGTCATCGTGCGAGTCTCGCTGGACGAGGGTGCGCTGGCCGGCAAGTACTCCGGCGAGCACTCGTTCCCTGACGATGATTTTCGCACTCGATACTTCGAAGGCGACCGCATGCAGCGGACGGTGGACCGAGTCGAAAAGATTCGAGCGGACTTGAAAGCGTTCGGGTTGCAGGACCAGTACTCGCCGGCCGACGTGGCTCTGAAGTTCGTGCTGGCACGGCCAGAGGTCAGCACGGTGATCGCCGGTATGCGATCGGTTGCCCAAGTGGACCAGAACACACGGACCAGCCAACTGAAAGATCTGCCCGACGATTTGCTGATCCAACTGCGGCGCCATCAATGGCACCGCGGCGTGTGGTACAGCGGAAAGTAA
- a CDS encoding exonuclease/endonuclease/phosphatase family protein: MSDSQGGSPIQVAAVVLLVAGGGWYFFNHYEIAGLDRVSVLAKDVPQSDGQFVNYIEAPYIDERVEIDPNRSVPETEFTNFGSPANPITLTSRSSSGFAVEGIQDFSPPKTSLPSAQTPSAPPRYRSIKVASWALDGFGPTKLSNLTVRKHVAAVVRQFDVIALQQIASIERDLIPRLVEIINGGQVGSNYQNRYDYVIGDSSGPNGRQEQLAFIFDTNQVLVDRRQTYTVEDPQNQMTYDPLVATFRAAKPDSQIAWTFSLVNVRVDLARAQSEVALLPGIMKSVRGDGRGEDDVIMLGLFQADDAYLIPTMGGGSMRAAVVGRPTDIYSRYHTCNLLIDNVSASEFLGRSGVYDYARAQDMNPIEAEAVTSHLPVFADFTAHEGGKL, encoded by the coding sequence ATGTCAGATTCTCAAGGTGGAAGCCCAATCCAAGTCGCTGCCGTCGTCCTGTTAGTGGCCGGCGGAGGATGGTATTTTTTCAATCATTATGAAATCGCAGGATTGGACCGAGTCAGTGTGCTTGCCAAGGATGTGCCGCAAAGTGACGGCCAATTCGTTAACTACATCGAGGCACCTTACATCGACGAACGCGTCGAGATTGATCCCAATCGATCGGTCCCCGAAACCGAGTTCACCAATTTTGGCAGTCCCGCCAATCCAATCACACTGACGTCGCGGTCAAGTTCCGGCTTTGCGGTCGAAGGAATCCAAGATTTTTCGCCGCCCAAGACCTCGCTGCCGTCCGCCCAGACGCCATCTGCGCCGCCTCGTTACCGCAGCATCAAGGTTGCGTCGTGGGCCCTGGACGGTTTTGGTCCGACAAAGTTAAGCAATTTGACGGTCCGAAAGCACGTTGCCGCGGTCGTTCGCCAGTTCGACGTCATCGCGCTGCAGCAGATCGCGTCGATCGAACGAGACTTGATTCCGCGATTGGTCGAAATCATCAACGGCGGTCAAGTCGGCTCGAACTACCAGAACCGCTACGACTATGTGATTGGCGATTCGTCGGGACCCAATGGCCGCCAAGAACAGTTGGCGTTCATCTTTGACACCAACCAAGTCTTGGTCGACCGCCGGCAAACTTATACGGTCGAAGATCCGCAGAACCAAATGACTTACGATCCGTTGGTGGCAACCTTCCGAGCCGCCAAGCCGGACTCCCAGATTGCTTGGACGTTTTCGCTGGTGAATGTGCGAGTCGACTTGGCACGCGCTCAAAGCGAAGTCGCTTTGCTGCCCGGCATCATGAAGTCGGTCCGCGGCGACGGTCGCGGCGAGGATGACGTCATCATGCTGGGGCTGTTTCAAGCCGACGACGCGTACTTGATCCCCACCATGGGCGGCGGCTCGATGCGAGCGGCGGTGGTCGGACGTCCAACGGATATCTACAGCCGCTACCACACCTGTAACCTGTTGATCGACAACGTTTCGGCGAGCGAATTCTTGGGTCGGTCGGGCGTCTACGATTACGCCCGAGCTCAGGATATGAACCCGATCGAAGCGGAAGCCGTCACCAGCCATTTGCCAGTGTTCGCCGACTTCACCGCTCACGAAGGCGGCAAGCTGTAA